The following proteins are co-located in the Methanomicrobiales archaeon genome:
- the sucC gene encoding ADP-forming succinate--CoA ligase subunit beta, protein MKLMEHEAKEIFRAYGIPVPKGILVRSPDEVGEHLDAIGSPVVLKAQVEVAGRGKAGGILMADRENAVETAAELFSREIKGLPVRTVLMEERLPIQQEYYLSITIDRSSREAVILFADSGGVDIEAVARERPDAVRRVTVSPLLTEVPAFMVRELAGRTDVRIGPVIQRLYQVFRGKDALLAEINPLVSTPGGMVAADARIVVDDNALSRQGIQVNRDLSPREREAERHGFSYVELAGSIGVIGNGAGLTMATLDLIQYFRGAAANFLDVGGGADQERVMHAVRLVASDPSVRVILVNLLGGITRCDEVARGIVEAQVPQKIMVRLAGTNEEEGRALLRQHGYEMFETMDQAVRAAVEASR, encoded by the coding sequence ATGAAACTGATGGAGCACGAAGCGAAGGAGATCTTCCGGGCGTACGGGATCCCGGTTCCGAAAGGGATCCTGGTGCGGAGCCCGGACGAAGTCGGGGAGCACCTGGACGCCATCGGGTCCCCGGTGGTCCTGAAGGCGCAGGTGGAGGTGGCCGGCAGGGGAAAGGCCGGCGGCATCCTGATGGCGGATCGTGAAAATGCGGTCGAGACCGCTGCAGAACTCTTCTCGCGGGAGATCAAGGGCCTCCCGGTCCGCACCGTCCTCATGGAGGAGCGTCTCCCGATCCAGCAGGAGTACTACCTCTCCATCACGATCGACCGCTCCAGCCGGGAGGCGGTGATCCTCTTTGCGGACTCGGGCGGCGTGGATATCGAGGCGGTCGCGAGAGAGCGGCCCGACGCCGTGCGGAGGGTGACCGTCTCGCCGCTGCTGACCGAGGTGCCGGCGTTCATGGTGCGCGAACTCGCCGGCAGAACGGACGTGCGGATCGGGCCCGTCATCCAGCGTCTCTACCAGGTGTTCCGGGGAAAGGATGCGCTGCTGGCGGAGATCAACCCCCTGGTGTCCACGCCGGGGGGTATGGTCGCGGCGGACGCCAGGATCGTCGTGGACGACAACGCCCTCTCCCGCCAGGGCATCCAGGTGAACCGCGATCTCTCACCCCGCGAGCGTGAAGCCGAACGGCACGGGTTCTCCTACGTGGAGCTGGCGGGCAGCATCGGCGTGATCGGCAACGGCGCCGGGCTCACCATGGCGACGCTCGACCTGATCCAGTACTTCCGGGGCGCGGCGGCCAACTTCCTGGACGTCGGCGGCGGCGCGGACCAGGAGCGCGTGATGCACGCGGTCCGCCTCGTCGCCTCGGATCCGTCCGTCCGCGTCATCCTGGTGAACCTGCTCGGGGGGATCACCCGCTGCGACGAGGTGGCGCGGGGAATCGTCGAGGCGCAGGTGCCCCAGAAGATCATGGTGCGGCTGGCCGGCACGAACGAGGAGGAGGGGAGGGCCCTGCTGCGGCAGCACGGCTACGAGATGTTCGAGACGATGGACCAGGCGGTGCGCGCCGCGGTGGAGGCGTCCCGATGA
- a CDS encoding ABC transporter ATP-binding protein: MGAVTLRGVSKTFGKENGAPLDALKEIDLEIRDKEFICLLGPSGCGKTTLLRILAGLEVATGGEVLLDGTPLREPNPKVGMVFQEYSLFPWRTVLGNIAFGPEMRGVPRSERIPIAERYLALVGLEPFRDSYPSELSGGMRQRIAIARALANEPEVLLMDEPFGALDAQTRNRMQKELLQIHEKMQKTIVFVTHSVDEAVYLADRIVVLTKRPGRVKEIVNVIHCRPRDRTCADFTATRKHVLDLITEESAAIQ; the protein is encoded by the coding sequence ATGGGTGCCGTGACACTGCGGGGGGTCTCCAAGACCTTCGGGAAGGAGAACGGCGCGCCCCTGGACGCGCTGAAGGAGATCGACCTGGAGATCCGGGACAAGGAGTTCATCTGCCTGCTCGGGCCGTCCGGCTGCGGCAAGACGACCCTGCTGCGGATTCTCGCGGGGCTGGAGGTGGCGACGGGCGGAGAGGTGCTGCTGGACGGCACACCGCTCCGCGAGCCGAATCCGAAGGTGGGGATGGTCTTCCAGGAGTATTCGCTCTTTCCCTGGCGCACGGTGCTGGGCAACATCGCCTTCGGTCCGGAGATGCGGGGGGTTCCGCGGAGCGAACGCATTCCGATCGCGGAACGGTATCTCGCGCTCGTCGGGCTGGAGCCGTTCCGGGACAGCTACCCCTCCGAACTCTCGGGAGGCATGCGGCAGCGGATCGCAATCGCCCGGGCGCTGGCGAACGAGCCGGAGGTGCTGCTCATGGACGAGCCCTTCGGGGCTCTGGACGCCCAGACCCGGAACCGGATGCAGAAGGAACTCCTGCAGATCCACGAGAAGATGCAGAAGACGATCGTCTTTGTCACGCACAGCGTGGACGAGGCGGTGTACCTGGCCGATCGGATCGTCGTGCTGACGAAGCGCCCGGGACGCGTGAAGGAGATCGTGAACGTGATCCACTGCCGCCCGCGGGATCGGACGTGCGCTGACTTCACCGCCACCCGGAAGCACGTGCTCGACCTGATCACCGAGGAATCGGCAGCAATCCAGTAA
- a CDS encoding ferredoxin family protein, whose translation MHLVIDEKRCKGCNLCTLVCPYRIFQPGHTQNERGIVQPILDRPERCPNCRLQHLYGRVICGYCQKICPDQAIRWEEDTPLARTKVVVEA comes from the coding sequence ATGCACCTGGTCATAGACGAGAAACGATGCAAAGGCTGCAACCTCTGCACCCTGGTCTGCCCCTACAGGATATTCCAGCCCGGGCATACGCAGAACGAGCGGGGAATCGTCCAGCCGATCCTGGATCGGCCCGAACGCTGCCCCAACTGCCGCCTCCAGCACCTCTACGGGAGAGTGATCTGCGGCTACTGCCAGAAGATCTGTCCGGATCAGGCGATCCGCTGGGAGGAGGATACGCCTCTGGCCCGGACGAAGGTCGTGGTCGAGGCATGA
- a CDS encoding FumA C-terminus/TtdB family hydratase beta subunit produces the protein MRELTTPLGDEVLDLRAGDRITLSGIVYTARDEAHRRMLERGIPFDPRGAAVYHCGPLVRDGRVLAAGPTTSARMNAFTAFLLDRGVRALIGKGGMGGEVVEHLRGRGVYLAFTGGCAVLAASRMALEGVYWEDLGMAEAIWILRLDRLPLVVGIDARGTDLFASVMERARGCARL, from the coding sequence GTGAGAGAACTCACGACCCCCCTCGGGGACGAAGTGCTGGACCTGCGGGCCGGGGATCGAATCACCCTCTCCGGGATCGTGTATACCGCCCGGGACGAGGCGCACCGGCGGATGCTCGAGCGGGGCATACCGTTCGACCCGCGGGGCGCTGCCGTCTACCACTGCGGCCCGCTCGTCCGTGACGGGCGGGTGCTCGCCGCCGGCCCGACCACCTCGGCCCGGATGAACGCCTTCACCGCCTTCCTGCTCGATCGTGGCGTTCGGGCGCTGATCGGGAAAGGGGGCATGGGAGGGGAGGTGGTCGAGCACCTCCGCGGGCGGGGCGTCTACCTGGCCTTCACCGGAGGCTGCGCCGTGCTCGCCGCCTCCCGCATGGCGCTCGAAGGCGTCTACTGGGAGGACCTCGGGATGGCGGAGGCGATCTGGATCCTCCGCCTCGACCGCCTCCCCCTCGTCGTGGGTATCGATGCCCGGGGGACGGACCTCTTCGCCTCGGTGATGGAGAGGGCGCGAGGCTGCGCACGGCTCTAG
- a CDS encoding ABC transporter permease — protein MPGRGLRRNSGWLALGSLIVALGLWQIVAEYVVRDPFVLPSLSAVALALVDLVTRGPMLTDLSISIYHFAIGLAAALLVGVPIGILMGWFKEIDTAVNPLIELLRPIPPLAWIPFAIVWFGLTHQSAGFVIFIGAVFPILINTYTGFRNVPKVFVEAGKMLGCTSSLNLIRYIALPASIPSIAAGIRIGTGVGWMCLVAAELFGVSNYGLGKNMWHYYYLHQMDNVVVYMVVLGVLGLLIDMVFRFYVDRRLLRWREGEVL, from the coding sequence ATGCCGGGACGGGGCCTGCGTAGGAACAGCGGGTGGCTTGCGCTCGGCTCCCTGATCGTCGCGCTGGGGCTCTGGCAGATCGTCGCCGAGTATGTCGTCCGCGATCCCTTCGTCCTCCCCAGCCTCTCCGCGGTCGCCCTGGCGCTCGTCGACCTGGTGACGCGGGGACCGATGCTGACGGACCTCTCCATCAGCATCTACCACTTCGCGATCGGCCTTGCGGCCGCGCTCCTTGTCGGTGTGCCGATCGGCATCCTGATGGGATGGTTCAAGGAGATCGATACGGCCGTCAACCCGCTGATCGAACTGCTCCGCCCGATCCCGCCGCTCGCCTGGATCCCGTTCGCCATCGTCTGGTTCGGGCTCACGCACCAGTCTGCCGGGTTCGTGATCTTCATCGGCGCCGTCTTCCCGATCCTGATCAACACCTATACCGGGTTCCGCAACGTCCCGAAGGTCTTCGTGGAGGCGGGGAAGATGCTGGGGTGCACGAGCAGCCTGAACCTGATCCGCTACATCGCGCTGCCCGCCTCGATCCCCTCCATCGCGGCGGGCATCCGCATCGGCACCGGCGTCGGCTGGATGTGCCTGGTGGCCGCCGAGCTCTTCGGGGTCAGCAACTACGGACTCGGGAAGAACATGTGGCACTACTACTACCTGCACCAGATGGACAACGTCGTCGTCTACATGGTGGTGCTCGGGGTGCTCGGACTCCTGATCGACATGGTGTTCCGGTTCTACGTGGACAGGCGCCTCCTGCGCTGGCGCGAGGGGGAGGTGCTCTGA
- a CDS encoding thiamine pyrophosphate-dependent enzyme has translation MTFLDWYREDRLPHIYCAGCGNGTVINCTLDAVESMGWSREETVFVSGIGCSSRAPGYIKTDGLHTTHGRALAFATGVKLANPALQVVVFTGDGDLAAIGGNHFIHACRRNVDMTVVCMNNFIYGMTGGQGSPTTPRSALSSTTPYGAEEEPFDLSLLAVAAGANYVARWTSYHVKELTRAIRTGLETPGFSFVEALVQCPTGYGRRNRLREATDMVEYLKTHSILLQKKQRMEREGQEVPPGMIPMGEFVRRNRAVLGARR, from the coding sequence ATGACCTTCCTGGACTGGTACCGCGAGGACCGCCTACCCCACATCTACTGCGCCGGGTGCGGCAACGGCACCGTGATCAACTGCACGCTGGACGCGGTGGAGTCGATGGGGTGGAGCCGCGAGGAGACGGTCTTCGTCTCCGGCATCGGCTGCTCGTCGCGGGCACCGGGCTACATCAAGACCGACGGACTCCACACCACCCACGGGCGGGCGCTCGCCTTCGCGACCGGGGTGAAACTGGCCAATCCTGCGCTCCAGGTGGTGGTCTTCACGGGCGACGGAGACCTGGCGGCGATCGGCGGCAACCACTTCATCCACGCCTGCCGCCGCAACGTGGACATGACGGTCGTCTGCATGAACAACTTCATCTACGGCATGACGGGCGGGCAGGGGAGCCCCACCACCCCGCGGAGCGCGCTCTCGTCCACCACGCCCTACGGGGCGGAGGAGGAGCCCTTCGATCTCTCCCTGCTCGCGGTGGCGGCCGGCGCCAACTACGTGGCCCGCTGGACCTCCTACCACGTGAAGGAGCTGACCCGGGCGATCCGCACGGGTCTGGAGACGCCCGGATTCTCCTTTGTGGAGGCGCTCGTGCAGTGCCCGACCGGCTACGGGCGGAGGAACCGCCTCCGCGAGGCGACGGATATGGTCGAGTACCTGAAGACCCACTCCATCCTGCTCCAGAAGAAGCAGCGGATGGAGCGGGAGGGGCAGGAAGTCCCCCCCGGGATGATCCCGATGGGGGAGTTCGTGCGGCGGAACCGCGCGGTGCTGGGGGCGAGACGGTGA
- a CDS encoding 50S ribosomal protein L16, which produces MVRKPGRMYRNINKKAYTRREYMGGVPGSKIVTFDLGNLSEEFPVEVSLSVIEQCQIRHSALEAARVSINRRLQSNVGRMNFRLKIRTYPHHVLRENKQATGAGADRVSEGMRLAFGKPVGTAARVQAGQKIISVFTTPQYVEKAKDALRHGGYKLPSPSRITITETAAA; this is translated from the coding sequence ATGGTACGAAAACCAGGAAGAATGTACAGGAATATCAACAAGAAGGCGTATACGCGGCGGGAATACATGGGAGGGGTGCCGGGCAGCAAGATCGTGACCTTCGATCTGGGGAACCTCTCGGAGGAGTTCCCGGTCGAGGTCTCCCTTTCCGTGATCGAGCAGTGCCAGATCCGGCATTCGGCCCTTGAGGCGGCCCGCGTCTCCATCAACCGCAGGCTGCAGTCCAACGTGGGCAGGATGAACTTCCGCCTGAAGATTCGCACGTATCCCCACCATGTGCTGCGGGAGAACAAGCAGGCGACCGGCGCCGGGGCCGACCGTGTGTCCGAGGGGATGCGCCTTGCCTTCGGAAAGCCGGTGGGGACCGCCGCCCGCGTCCAGGCCGGGCAGAAGATCATCTCGGTCTTCACCACGCCCCAGTACGTGGAGAAGGCGAAGGACGCCCTCCGCCACGGGGGCTACAAGCTCCCCTCGCCGAGCCGCATCACCATCACGGAGACGGCGGCAGCCTGA
- a CDS encoding fumarate hydratase, giving the protein MQNTPNTPLFEAVADATCRALQEAEVHLPADVLRALQRAEEREPNPVARSELRNILRNVELAEELRLPLCQDTGVPVLYVSLPPDVPLSERLYAALAEGVRRATERVPLRPNVVDPLTRENRGDNTGPGMPSVHLRPGERFAITALPKGAGSENVSRIGMLLPSEREEIERFVVETVLRAGGRPCPPLVLGVGIGGTFDGSAALAKEALLSPIDTMTGLERRLCEAVNALGIGPMGLGGETTALAVKVRQADCHTASLPVAVNVQCWACRRATVEVRR; this is encoded by the coding sequence ATGCAGAATACCCCGAATACCCCGCTCTTCGAAGCCGTCGCCGACGCGACCTGCCGCGCCCTGCAGGAGGCGGAGGTGCACCTGCCCGCCGACGTTCTCCGCGCCCTGCAGCGGGCGGAAGAGCGGGAACCGAACCCCGTCGCACGATCAGAACTCCGGAACATCCTGAGAAACGTGGAGCTGGCGGAGGAGCTGCGGCTGCCCCTCTGCCAGGACACGGGTGTGCCGGTTCTGTACGTCTCCCTGCCACCGGACGTCCCCCTCTCGGAGCGACTCTATGCCGCCCTTGCCGAGGGCGTGCGGCGCGCCACCGAGAGGGTGCCGCTCCGCCCCAACGTGGTGGATCCCCTCACGCGGGAGAACCGCGGGGACAACACCGGTCCCGGCATGCCGTCGGTCCATCTCCGCCCGGGCGAGCGGTTCGCGATCACGGCCCTGCCCAAGGGGGCGGGTTCCGAGAACGTCTCGCGGATCGGGATGCTCCTCCCCTCGGAGCGGGAGGAGATCGAACGGTTCGTGGTGGAGACGGTGCTCCGCGCCGGCGGGCGGCCCTGCCCGCCGCTGGTGCTCGGCGTCGGGATCGGCGGCACATTCGACGGCTCCGCAGCGCTGGCGAAGGAGGCCCTGCTCTCCCCGATCGACACGATGACAGGGCTCGAACGGCGGCTCTGCGAGGCCGTCAACGCCCTCGGGATCGGCCCCATGGGGCTCGGTGGGGAGACCACCGCCCTGGCGGTGAAGGTGCGGCAGGCGGACTGCCACACCGCATCCCTCCCGGTTGCCGTCAACGTCCAGTGCTGGGCCTGCCGCCGGGCGACGGTGGAGGTGCGGCGGTGA
- a CDS encoding 2-oxoacid:acceptor oxidoreductase subunit alpha, which translates to MTRTEFMQGNVACAEGALAAGCRFFGGYPITPSTEIAEHMAARLPGRQGTFIQMEDEIASIAAVIGASWSGVRAMTATSGPGFSLMMENIGYAAMTETPCVIVNVQRGGPSTGQPTLAAQGDMLQCRFGSHGDYSIIALAPASVQEMFELTAKAFNLADRYRVPVFLMADEIVGHMRERIVIPDRVEIAERRPLEAGALPFQGGADGVPGFPAFGRGHAVHVTGLTHDERGYPRTNHPKIHEALVTRLVRKVEDARREIADYDAVNPDAEIVFVSYGAPARTVQQVLHDAGDGGIGHLRLKTVWPFPEFALREFRNARTFLVPEMNLGQISREIERHVDQAVVSIPKIGGELHTPGELARAAEGAR; encoded by the coding sequence ATGACCCGCACCGAGTTCATGCAGGGGAACGTGGCCTGTGCCGAGGGGGCGCTCGCGGCCGGCTGCCGCTTTTTCGGCGGCTACCCGATCACCCCGTCGACCGAGATCGCCGAGCACATGGCCGCACGCCTCCCCGGGCGGCAGGGCACCTTCATCCAGATGGAGGACGAGATCGCCAGCATCGCCGCCGTCATCGGCGCCTCCTGGAGTGGCGTGCGGGCGATGACCGCGACGAGCGGACCGGGGTTCTCCCTGATGATGGAGAACATCGGCTACGCGGCCATGACCGAGACGCCCTGCGTCATCGTCAACGTCCAGCGGGGGGGCCCGAGCACCGGCCAGCCCACCCTCGCCGCCCAGGGGGACATGCTCCAGTGCCGCTTCGGCTCGCACGGGGACTACAGCATCATCGCCCTCGCGCCGGCGAGCGTGCAGGAGATGTTCGAACTCACGGCAAAGGCATTCAACCTGGCGGACAGGTACCGCGTACCGGTATTTCTCATGGCAGACGAGATCGTCGGGCACATGCGGGAGCGGATCGTCATCCCCGACCGCGTGGAGATCGCGGAGCGGAGACCGCTGGAGGCGGGTGCGCTGCCCTTCCAGGGTGGAGCGGACGGCGTCCCCGGATTCCCCGCCTTCGGGCGGGGGCATGCGGTCCATGTCACCGGGCTGACGCACGACGAGCGGGGCTACCCGCGCACGAACCACCCGAAGATCCACGAGGCTCTCGTCACCCGCCTGGTGCGGAAGGTGGAGGACGCCCGGCGGGAGATCGCCGACTACGACGCGGTCAACCCGGACGCCGAGATCGTCTTCGTCTCCTACGGCGCCCCGGCGCGGACCGTGCAGCAGGTGCTGCACGACGCCGGAGACGGGGGTATCGGCCACCTGCGGCTGAAGACGGTCTGGCCTTTCCCGGAGTTCGCCCTGCGGGAGTTCAGGAACGCCCGCACGTTCCTCGTGCCCGAGATGAACCTCGGTCAGATCTCCCGCGAGATCGAGCGGCACGTGGATCAGGCGGTCGTCTCGATACCCAAGATCGGGGGGGAGCTGCACACGCCGGGGGAGCTCGCCCGGGCGGCGGAGGGGGCCCGATGA
- a CDS encoding 2-oxoacid:ferredoxin oxidoreductase subunit gamma, with the protein MRHEVRFSGFGGQGIILAAVILGRAAALHDNKHAVQTQVYGPEARGGASMSAVVIDDEPILYPEVTAPDIFVIMSQEGFERYGAGAPRDAVMVLDSDMVRSRPDCRWYAVPATSEAKNTLKRVIVANIVMLGALVAATGVVSEAAIEKAVLDSVPKGTEGLNLQALKRGFALVREGRGSA; encoded by the coding sequence GTGAGGCACGAGGTGCGGTTCTCCGGCTTCGGCGGCCAGGGCATCATCCTCGCCGCCGTGATCCTGGGGCGGGCGGCCGCCCTGCACGACAACAAGCACGCCGTCCAGACGCAGGTATACGGGCCCGAGGCCCGCGGCGGGGCATCGATGAGCGCGGTCGTCATCGACGACGAGCCGATCCTCTACCCCGAGGTGACGGCGCCGGACATCTTCGTGATCATGTCCCAGGAGGGGTTCGAACGCTACGGCGCCGGCGCCCCGCGGGACGCGGTCATGGTCCTGGACTCCGACATGGTGCGCTCCCGCCCCGACTGCCGATGGTACGCGGTGCCGGCGACGTCGGAGGCGAAGAACACGTTGAAACGCGTGATCGTCGCCAACATCGTGATGCTCGGTGCGCTGGTCGCTGCGACCGGGGTCGTCAGCGAGGCGGCGATCGAGAAGGCGGTGCTGGACAGCGTGCCGAAGGGGACCGAGGGTCTGAACCTGCAGGCGCTGAAGCGCGGGTTCGCGCTGGTGCGGGAAGGGAGAGGAAGCGCATGA